The sequence below is a genomic window from Lodderomyces elongisporus chromosome 2, complete sequence.
TCCTCACATACtccatacacacacacacgtatacacacacgcatacacacacacacacacacacacgcaAACTAATCCTCGAATTTACAAATTTCGATAGAGCCTAGAACTAATACTCCtctaaagaaaataaaattcaaCACAATTTTGATGCCACCCTTTTCATGTCAAAACTCACAAgcattgaagaaaatatagaaataaaacGGAGATTATGGAATGgatcaatttctttgaaAATTATAATTTCTATTGTTGGAGAATCTTCTGAAGATGGAATTACAAACGAATATGAATATTTAACGGAAGGATATAGGAACGCATATCTTCCTACTTTGTACCCAAACATTGTCTCGTACATTAAGAAGTTACCTACAGTTGCTTTCTCAAACAATAGTCCGATTTGGCTAGAGTACGAAGGTGTGCCGTTAAGGTGGAATTTGCCCATAGGTGTCCTTTACGATCACCTATATCTCCCAGCAAAATTTACCAACCAGTCAACACCTTGGACACTAGACCTCAAAATTGCTAGCAGCACACTACCTTATCCTTCAAATTACATTGTACCATTTACATATAGTGCAGAAGATGGCAGTGTAAATTACACTAA
It includes:
- the ATG5 gene encoding autophagy protein 5; the encoded protein is MSKLTSIEENIEIKRRLWNGSISLKIIISIVGESSEDGITNEYEYLTEGYRNAYLPTLYPNIVSYIKKLPTVAFSNNSPIWLEYEGVPLRWNLPIGVLYDHLYLPAKFTNQSTPWTLDLKIASSTLPYPSNYIVPFTYSAEDGSVNYTKSINEMLLNQLKQSCYVLNGTAKPIMQLNGPETESLCNSVITRNLKTYNFFNNKIIKQIRGIPVRIYLPNTQLVAQAAVDPHILLQDLLLERIPTLMEVSVPIIHGIDAGPLLKFQLNDIWHQFKHPDNVLYISILMP